From Vidua macroura isolate BioBank_ID:100142 chromosome 5, ASM2450914v1, whole genome shotgun sequence, the proteins below share one genomic window:
- the DRAM1 gene encoding DNA damage-regulated autophagy modulator protein 1, with amino-acid sequence MPRAAMLCCMPGVAFVPALLVSWSSAAFIISYVIAVLAGHVEPLVPYISDTGTKPPESGVFGFMINISALLASITMYIRYLLIEKQNESSHFVRSSCNMLTLCVGLMGCTGMGIVATFQELAVPSVHDIGALVAFGSGVLYITLQSIISYKSCPRWNTYFVCHIRMAISVISCIAFITMIVFASKISMTKIDWTPGEKDYTYHFMSAICEWTVAFGFIFFFLTFIRDFQRLSLRISTEIHEES; translated from the exons ATGCCCCGGGCGGCGATGCTGTGTTGCATGCCCGGCGTGGCTTTCGTGCCCGCTTTGCTCGTTAGCTGGTCCTCGGCCGCCTTCATCATCTCCTATGTGATCGCCGTGCTGGCGGGGCACGTCGAGCCCCTCGTCCCCTACATCAG CGACACTGGAACTAAACCTCCGGAGAGCGGTGTCTTTGGCTTTATGATTAATATTTCAGCACTTCTAG cttcaaTTACAATGTACATCAGATATTTATTAATAGAGAAGCAAAATGAATCATCACATTTTGTTAGGTCTTCATGCAATATGCTTACATTATGTGTGGGCTTGATGGGCTGCACTGGAATGGGAATTGTTGCAACTTTTCAG GAGCTGGCTGTTCCCAGTGTCCATGATATAGGAGCTTTGGTGGCCTTTGGCTCAGGTGTTTTATACATCACACTTCAGTCTATAATCTCCTACAAGTCCTGCCCACGATGGAACACTTACTTTGTGTGTCACATAAGGATGGCCATATCTGTCATATCATGCATTGCTTTCATTACCA TGATTGTGTTTGCTTCAAAAATTTCCATGACAAAAATTGATTGGACTCCAGGTGAAAAG GATTATACTTACCATTTTATGAGTGCAATCTGTGAATGGACAGTGGCCTTTGGTTTCATCTTCTTCTTTTTAACATTCATTAGAGATTTTCAG agacTTTCTTTAAGGATATCAACAGAAATACATGAAGAATCCTGA